A genomic segment from Halobaculum sp. MBLA0147 encodes:
- a CDS encoding DUF6884 domain-containing protein gives MTVATPPGLVPESSTIHGCLVGCGDAKADEARPAAELYTSQYFQKKRAFAEKLVPQYWILSAEHGVVDPATEIEPYDTRVGGNDFDRQAFLSTVADDMASLTDDDRDPTRLIVLTGEDYLTALIDALARADTGPGEIKLVTPFRHGSFEGIGDQMSYLNAALEAGDQTLPVADALDHSPDHHQVTLG, from the coding sequence GTGACGGTCGCGACACCCCCAGGGCTCGTTCCAGAGAGTAGTACCATCCACGGCTGTCTTGTCGGCTGCGGTGACGCAAAAGCTGACGAAGCACGGCCAGCAGCTGAACTATACACGTCTCAGTATTTCCAAAAGAAGCGCGCGTTTGCCGAGAAGCTTGTTCCGCAGTATTGGATTCTCTCGGCGGAACACGGCGTCGTTGATCCAGCCACCGAGATTGAGCCGTACGACACTCGCGTCGGTGGCAACGACTTTGACCGGCAGGCATTTCTCAGCACAGTCGCAGACGACATGGCGTCCCTCACAGACGACGACAGAGACCCAACCCGACTTATAGTACTCACTGGAGAGGACTACCTGACTGCTCTGATAGATGCGCTCGCCCGGGCCGACACCGGACCTGGGGAAATCAAACTGGTAACACCGTTCAGACACGGGAGCTTCGAAGGCATCGGGGACCAGATGAGCTACCTGAACGCCGCTCTAGAGGCAGGAGATCAGACGCTCCCTGTGGCAGACGCTCTTGATCACTCACCAGACCACCACCAAGTCACGCTTGGGTAG
- the rdfA gene encoding rod-determining factor RdfA: MKISNATAGCCKVDRVVSAVEGLPSLEAVNRDLQQRFTGVHPDRDDGMGVRRIAEYLNKWTLKTLVGSTGGDVHQPDIETLYTDLTTQREPVSPESAGLLNRAGLSAERAREYLVSHTTVHKHLRDHIEVDTRSANRAAPRERTNELKDEMAQKIAYHINGGTDLGPPDEEIEVNVSVSLECPACGTSTNADRVFARGSLCDCEE, encoded by the coding sequence GTGAAGATCAGTAACGCCACTGCTGGTTGCTGCAAAGTCGACCGTGTGGTGTCAGCGGTCGAGGGTCTCCCATCTCTGGAGGCTGTTAATCGAGATCTGCAGCAGCGATTCACCGGGGTTCATCCCGATCGCGATGATGGGATGGGGGTTCGGCGTATCGCTGAGTATCTGAATAAGTGGACGCTGAAGACCCTGGTGGGTAGTACTGGGGGAGACGTACACCAACCTGATATTGAGACACTGTACACGGATCTCACCACGCAGAGGGAGCCGGTTTCTCCAGAGTCTGCTGGGCTCCTCAACCGAGCTGGACTCTCGGCGGAACGAGCCAGAGAATACCTCGTATCACATACGACTGTGCACAAGCATCTTCGAGACCATATTGAGGTTGACACGCGGTCTGCGAACCGGGCGGCGCCTCGTGAACGCACGAACGAGTTGAAAGACGAGATGGCACAGAAGATTGCCTATCATATCAATGGCGGCACCGATCTCGGACCGCCTGACGAGGAAATTGAGGTGAACGTTTCCGTGAGCCTCGAGTGTCCCGCCTGTGGCACATCAACGAACGCAGATCGCGTGTTTGCCCGTGGATCGTTGTGCGACTGTGAGGAGTGA
- a CDS encoding transcription initiation factor IIB family protein, with protein MHSLSRQDSPAAGLDAAQADTCDECGGTIVQQDGDLLCEECGLLITDTQIDHGPEWRAFSYEKGQSRSRTGPPVTHTYHDNGFSTKIGGDSEKIGGDRPSGHEQLFKRLNKENETEEKFGNGEIIRISTAVGSSDVVTETAAKLFSQFRDQSNLKGRSIEAFATATVWAATRIHDEPLVKSRLNRVARISEQRWMRAYRDLSETLSVGIPPVNPQQLLGQAQEMVGFGIETRQYAESLIAEFPAAKMTGSPRSIVAGAVYLASRLASPTETLTQREVATSMDCSATTVRNWYRKLLASTGRQAKLDREQTTIQVYA; from the coding sequence ATGCACAGTCTCTCCCGACAGGACTCACCGGCCGCAGGGCTCGACGCAGCCCAAGCAGACACGTGCGACGAGTGTGGCGGCACCATCGTGCAACAGGACGGCGACCTCCTGTGTGAGGAGTGTGGCCTCCTTATAACCGACACGCAGATCGACCACGGTCCTGAATGGAGGGCGTTTTCCTACGAAAAAGGCCAGTCCCGATCACGAACCGGCCCGCCAGTCACGCATACGTACCACGACAACGGATTCTCAACGAAGATCGGTGGTGATAGTGAAAAGATCGGCGGCGACCGGCCATCCGGCCACGAGCAGTTGTTCAAACGGCTCAACAAGGAGAACGAGACAGAAGAGAAGTTTGGGAACGGCGAGATCATTCGTATCAGCACGGCAGTCGGGTCGTCTGATGTCGTCACCGAGACGGCAGCCAAGCTTTTCAGCCAATTTCGAGACCAGAGTAACCTCAAAGGACGATCCATCGAAGCCTTCGCAACTGCAACGGTATGGGCCGCAACACGCATTCACGACGAACCGCTTGTGAAGTCGCGGCTCAACCGCGTCGCCCGAATCTCAGAACAACGCTGGATGCGAGCGTATCGGGATCTCTCAGAAACGCTCTCAGTCGGAATCCCCCCAGTCAACCCACAGCAACTACTCGGCCAGGCGCAGGAGATGGTCGGGTTCGGGATCGAGACTCGACAGTACGCAGAGTCGCTCATCGCAGAGTTTCCCGCTGCAAAAATGACAGGCTCCCCGCGATCTATCGTGGCCGGAGCAGTGTACCTCGCCAGCCGTCTTGCATCACCGACAGAAACACTCACTCAGAGGGAAGTCGCCACCAGCATGGATTGCTCCGCCACGACGGTTCGGAACTGGTACCGGAAGCTTCTGGCCAGCACAGGACGACAGGCAAAACTAGACAGAGAACAGACGACCATTCAGGTGTATGCCTGA